Proteins encoded by one window of Ktedonobacterales bacterium:
- a CDS encoding restriction endonuclease, whose amino-acid sequence MSRRRKRKKEPLSLHMSLILDLFMLVLLVYLIAAHYWRLAALLGACLLVGTVTAVVLFRRRIRHKEHWRDRVSTLNDLIRLTPTQFELITVELLRTRGYRHVHHTGGGGDLAADITCHTPQGSRAVVQCKRYAPHRPVGSPEIQKFIGMMRVHHHAQVGIFVTTSTYTYPARALAKQHGLMLLDGPYLEGLVKQFRIQQQRQVPAPA is encoded by the coding sequence ATGAGCAGACGCAGAAAACGCAAGAAAGAGCCGTTATCCCTTCACATGAGCCTGATACTTGACCTGTTTATGCTGGTGCTGCTGGTCTATCTCATCGCGGCACATTACTGGCGGCTGGCGGCCCTTCTCGGAGCATGTTTGCTCGTTGGCACTGTAACGGCTGTAGTACTGTTCCGGCGGCGCATACGGCACAAGGAGCATTGGCGAGATCGCGTAAGCACGCTCAATGACCTCATCCGGCTCACCCCAACGCAATTTGAACTGATTACCGTCGAACTTTTGCGTACCAGGGGCTATCGTCATGTACACCATACGGGCGGCGGTGGGGATTTAGCTGCTGATATCACCTGTCATACGCCTCAAGGATCCCGGGCTGTTGTCCAATGTAAGCGCTATGCTCCACATCGTCCTGTTGGCTCGCCAGAAATTCAGAAGTTTATTGGTATGATGCGTGTCCACCATCATGCCCAGGTTGGCATTTTCGTCACCACCTCCACGTATACGTATCCCGCCAGGGCGCTAGCCAAACAGCACGGCCTTATGCTCCTGGATGGCCCCTACCTGGAGGGATTAGTCAAACAGTTCCGCATCCAACAACAGCGGCAAGTGCCCGCTCCGGCCTAA
- a CDS encoding C45 family peptidase: protein MPDRQIPLVVSEGVPYARGLHLGRAQAQRVNQTVSAYRELFKARAGLDHAGVLNTAERFIPLIRAYAPHLLEEMRGIAEGAGHDLREIVAINSRTELMYGVPFGECTSLGVTPEASSDGHMRLAQNWDWKPPLAGALVLWAIRRDDGPDVLTLTEAGMVGKIGVNASGFAMCVNLLTSDLDTGQAAVPMHIILRRVLEEAHGVDEAIALIGAAKRQTSCNHLIADRGGHLADVEATPFGRQVLSPTRGVLAHANHCLDGELALHDRYVRDQPETLARSQRATLLAEEPPIDEARLRSILSDHATAPNSICLHVQTDLPPDQQDESIASLIFDLTAGTLDIADGPPCQYPYRRLMLGDHIRIVD, encoded by the coding sequence ATGCCAGATCGCCAGATTCCACTCGTCGTGAGCGAAGGTGTGCCCTATGCGCGCGGGCTTCATCTGGGGCGCGCGCAGGCACAGCGTGTGAACCAAACGGTCTCTGCGTATCGAGAGCTTTTCAAGGCGCGCGCCGGGCTGGACCACGCCGGAGTGCTCAACACTGCCGAACGCTTCATCCCACTCATCAGAGCGTATGCGCCGCATTTGCTGGAGGAGATGCGCGGCATTGCCGAAGGCGCAGGCCATGACCTGCGCGAGATCGTGGCTATCAACAGCCGGACAGAACTGATGTATGGTGTGCCGTTTGGCGAATGCACCTCTCTTGGCGTCACGCCTGAGGCTTCCAGCGACGGACATATGCGCCTGGCCCAAAACTGGGATTGGAAGCCACCGCTGGCGGGCGCGCTGGTGCTGTGGGCCATCCGGCGCGATGACGGGCCGGACGTGCTGACGCTGACCGAAGCCGGAATGGTCGGCAAAATCGGCGTCAATGCCAGCGGCTTTGCCATGTGTGTGAACCTGCTCACGTCCGACCTCGATACCGGCCAGGCTGCTGTGCCCATGCACATCATTTTGCGGCGCGTACTCGAAGAGGCGCATGGAGTGGATGAGGCCATTGCGCTGATTGGCGCGGCCAAACGCCAGACCTCTTGCAATCACCTGATCGCTGATCGCGGCGGGCATCTGGCCGATGTGGAGGCAACGCCGTTCGGGAGACAAGTGCTCTCGCCCACGCGCGGTGTGCTGGCTCATGCCAATCATTGCCTGGATGGAGAGCTTGCCTTGCATGATCGCTATGTTCGTGACCAGCCGGAGACACTGGCACGCTCGCAGCGTGCCACCTTGCTGGCAGAGGAGCCGCCGATTGACGAAGCCCGGTTGCGCAGCATCCTTAGCGACCATGCCACCGCGCCCAATTCTATCTGCTTGCACGTCCAGACGGATCTGCCACCCGATCAACAAGACGAGTCTATCGCTTCACTCATTTTTGATCTGACCGCTGGTACGCTTGATATTGCCGATGGGCCACCATGCCAGTACCCCTACCGGCGACTGATGCTGGGGGACCATATACGTATCGTGGATTGA
- a CDS encoding LLM class flavin-dependent oxidoreductase: MAEIQFGWVFNAGPPGGMPSEQFLEISRRQVELVGEQIDSLWCVDHVQFGESPVLEGWTTLTYLAAQYPQFQVGHMVLCQSFRNPALLAKMAATLHYLSQGRFLLGIGAGWHEEEYRAYNYPFPTAHARTEQLEETLQIVKALWTEKQATFQGHHYAVSGAYCEPKPAPLPPIVIGGKGPRMLRLVARYADNWNIAWAKPEEYRQRVQVFEQACQQEGRDPTQLRRSWFGRCTCVSSSEEAARLSGAGLLGTPGQLVEQIQAYIDLGIDSFMLGVRDVTDLTTVELLAQEVLPYFKKQSGN; encoded by the coding sequence ATGGCAGAGATTCAATTTGGCTGGGTGTTCAACGCTGGCCCTCCAGGCGGGATGCCTTCCGAACAGTTCCTCGAGATCTCCCGGCGACAGGTCGAACTGGTGGGCGAGCAAATCGACTCGCTCTGGTGCGTTGACCATGTGCAATTTGGAGAGTCGCCCGTGCTCGAAGGGTGGACGACGCTGACCTATCTCGCGGCCCAATACCCGCAGTTCCAGGTGGGGCATATGGTGCTGTGCCAGTCGTTTCGGAATCCTGCGCTGCTGGCGAAGATGGCGGCAACCCTGCACTATTTGAGTCAGGGGCGTTTCCTGCTGGGGATTGGCGCTGGCTGGCACGAGGAGGAATACCGGGCCTACAATTATCCCTTCCCCACGGCCCATGCGCGAACGGAGCAGCTTGAGGAGACGCTACAGATTGTGAAGGCGCTCTGGACCGAGAAGCAGGCCACCTTCCAGGGACACCATTATGCGGTCAGCGGCGCCTATTGTGAGCCAAAACCAGCCCCACTGCCGCCCATCGTGATCGGCGGTAAGGGACCGCGCATGCTGCGCCTGGTGGCGCGCTACGCCGATAACTGGAATATTGCCTGGGCCAAGCCAGAGGAGTATCGGCAGAGGGTGCAGGTCTTCGAGCAGGCGTGCCAGCAGGAGGGGCGCGATCCCACACAGTTGCGCCGGAGCTGGTTTGGACGCTGTACCTGTGTCTCATCCAGTGAGGAAGCGGCGCGCCTTTCGGGGGCAGGGTTGCTGGGAACGCCTGGGCAGCTAGTCGAACAGATCCAGGCCTATATCGATCTGGGGATAGATTCCTTTATGCTCGGAGTGCGGGATGTCACGGACCTTACGACTGTCGAGTTGCTGGCACAGGAAGTGTTGCCCTATTTTAAAAAGCAATCCGGCAACTGA
- a CDS encoding PIG-L deacetylase family protein encodes MNQSRTVLVVGAHSADFVWRAAGVIATVTARGGKASVVALSYGERGESGDLWKEPGQTIEQVKRIRHAEATRAAEVIGATFQCFDLGDYPLQVDAQAMARLTNLIRELAPNVIITHTERDPFNPDHPVASAVVQRASILASGSGVASGFPTIKPAELFLFEPHQPEHCGFIPTTFVDITAVFSLKQQAMEVIAAQSYLHQYQTEVAKYRANHARRISGRTDILYAEAFQRVTPQVIETL; translated from the coding sequence ATGAACCAGAGTCGAACGGTGCTGGTGGTAGGGGCGCACTCGGCAGACTTTGTGTGGCGAGCCGCCGGGGTAATCGCCACCGTGACGGCGCGTGGAGGCAAAGCGAGCGTCGTCGCGCTTTCCTATGGAGAGCGGGGCGAGTCGGGTGACCTGTGGAAAGAACCTGGGCAAACCATCGAACAGGTCAAACGCATCCGCCACGCAGAAGCCACACGGGCAGCCGAGGTCATTGGAGCGACGTTCCAATGCTTCGATCTGGGCGATTACCCGCTCCAGGTTGATGCACAGGCGATGGCGCGACTCACCAATCTTATCCGTGAGCTGGCCCCAAACGTGATCATCACTCATACCGAGCGCGATCCGTTCAATCCCGATCACCCGGTCGCCTCTGCGGTCGTCCAGCGCGCCAGTATTCTTGCCAGTGGGTCAGGAGTAGCCAGCGGCTTTCCCACCATCAAACCTGCCGAATTGTTCCTCTTTGAACCGCACCAACCGGAACACTGCGGATTCATTCCCACCACCTTCGTTGACATCACCGCCGTATTTTCGCTCAAGCAACAAGCAATGGAGGTCATAGCCGCGCAGAGCTACCTGCATCAGTACCAAACCGAGGTCGCAAAGTATCGTGCGAACCATGCTCGCCGCATCTCTGGGCGCACTGATATTCTCTATGCTGAAGCTTTCCAGCGCGTCACTCCCCAGGTGATAGAGACGCTCTAG
- a CDS encoding 4-carboxy-4-hydroxy-2-oxoadipate aldolase/oxaloacetate decarboxylase, which translates to MNESDRNELAQHGVATVYEAAGRTGLLDIPLMQLLPGSRVAGAARTVRCGQGDNLMVHAVLDQVQPGEVLVLTMPEPEPVALIGELLARQALVRQVAGILVDAAVRDTEELQTLGLPIWARWIRVRGATKTSVGTINEPVLVGGATIAPGDLVLLDADGAVALPATRASLILEAARERTRHEAALRAQLQAGALTYDLSGLRAVVEEGKRNS; encoded by the coding sequence ATGAACGAGAGCGATAGAAACGAATTGGCCCAGCATGGAGTAGCTACCGTCTACGAAGCCGCCGGACGCACCGGGCTTCTTGATATTCCCCTGATGCAACTTCTACCCGGAAGCCGCGTAGCAGGCGCAGCCCGCACGGTTCGTTGTGGGCAGGGAGATAACTTAATGGTGCATGCGGTGCTGGATCAGGTCCAGCCAGGAGAAGTCCTCGTCTTGACCATGCCAGAACCGGAACCTGTTGCATTGATCGGAGAATTGCTGGCACGACAAGCCCTGGTGCGCCAGGTAGCTGGCATCCTGGTAGACGCAGCCGTCCGCGATACGGAGGAGTTGCAAACGCTTGGCTTACCCATCTGGGCACGCTGGATTCGCGTGCGCGGAGCAACCAAAACCAGCGTTGGAACGATCAACGAGCCGGTTCTGGTAGGAGGCGCCACCATTGCTCCGGGCGATCTGGTGCTTCTGGATGCCGATGGGGCTGTCGCTCTCCCAGCCACCAGAGCATCCCTCATTCTGGAGGCGGCGCGTGAGCGTACGCGCCACGAAGCCGCGCTGCGCGCACAACTGCAAGCGGGGGCACTTACCTACGACCTCTCTGGCCTCCGGGCAGTCGTCGAGGAGGGTAAGCGGAACTCATAG
- a CDS encoding tetratricopeptide repeat protein: MRDLPTGTITLLFTDIEGSTQLLHQLGDGYGELLASCRALLRSAFQGQRGHEVDTQGDAIFAVFARASDALSAAVAAQRALATYSWPQGVAVRVRMGLHTGEPSRMTEGYVGLDVHCAARIMSAAHGGQVLLSQTTRDLVAHDAAEGGSLRDLGEHRLKDFEQAMRLYQVVIAGLPADFPPLKTQGGHADTLPVPPTALVGREDEVAQIEKLLRREDVRLVTLTGPGGTGKSRLSLQVAAGLRDVFMGGVFFVSLASITDPMLVLPTIAQALGIRDGAGQTLAARVAETLQRRPVLLLLDNFEQVVGAAEQVAEILALCPRLKVLVTSREVLHVRAEHEFAVPPLALPDPAHLPRLAALAHFSSVALFVQRVQAIKPEFRLTTANAREVAEICVRLDGLPLAIELAAARMKLLSPQALLARMGRLLTLLTGGARDVPTRQQTLRNTISWSYHLLNAQEQRLFRWLSVFVGGCTFQAAEAVCAGTGDEMDDIASLIDKSLLRSIEQTGEDREEPRLLMLETIREYGQELLASCGEAPDARQAHADHFLLVAEEAVPALDGPLLTSWLERLEQEHDNLRAALHWFLEAGQAVMALRLCSALERFWVVRGYRSEGLTFLERALLESAGVAPSVRARALLAAARLSFMQSDYDRGKTLAQESLALFRELGDKRGIALALNRLGIAAWRKADFPTARVLMEEDLALYRELGNPDRIAWSLFALGLLNIKQGEYSRASAAFEEGLALFRKLDNKRGIAASLTQMAAALFVSQGDQVMVYPLLAQGLSLDREVGDKEGMAVSSLLLGSVALKQGDVATARSRMEEGLLLYRELGYREGIAEAHALLGKVEIAREDLTLARTLYEESLTLARELGQRELIATGLEGLARVIAAQGDPAQAARLWGMAEALREALGAPLHPVERADYDVAVAAVRDQLGEGAFISTWQEGRLLPADQALPRAATPQPSPQQNQEIAS; encoded by the coding sequence GTGCGTGATTTGCCGACAGGCACGATCACACTCCTTTTTACGGATATTGAAGGTTCGACACAACTGCTCCATCAGCTCGGTGATGGCTACGGCGAGCTGTTGGCCTCGTGCCGTGCCCTGCTGCGAAGTGCTTTCCAGGGACAGCGAGGGCACGAGGTTGATACGCAGGGGGATGCCATTTTTGCTGTCTTTGCTCGCGCCAGTGATGCGCTCTCTGCTGCTGTGGCTGCACAGCGCGCACTCGCCACCTATTCCTGGCCTCAAGGTGTGGCGGTGCGCGTACGCATGGGGCTGCATACCGGTGAACCTTCTCGCATGACCGAAGGGTATGTGGGCCTGGATGTCCACTGTGCCGCACGCATTATGAGCGCCGCTCATGGAGGGCAGGTGCTGCTCTCCCAGACGACCCGCGATCTGGTTGCGCACGACGCAGCAGAGGGGGGAAGCCTGCGTGATCTTGGGGAACATCGCCTCAAGGATTTCGAGCAAGCGATGCGTCTCTATCAGGTGGTGATTGCTGGACTGCCTGCCGATTTTCCTCCTCTCAAGACGCAGGGTGGTCATGCTGACACGCTCCCTGTGCCGCCAACTGCGCTCGTTGGGCGAGAGGATGAGGTGGCGCAGATCGAGAAGCTCTTGCGCCGCGAGGATGTGCGGCTGGTGACTTTAACAGGACCGGGTGGCACGGGCAAAAGCCGCCTGTCGCTCCAGGTGGCAGCAGGGCTTCGAGATGTGTTCATGGGAGGCGTTTTTTTTGTCTCGCTCGCTTCGATCACCGACCCCATGCTGGTCCTGCCTACCATCGCGCAGGCGCTTGGCATTCGGGATGGGGCGGGACAGACTCTAGCGGCGCGCGTGGCGGAAACGCTGCAAAGGAGGCCCGTATTGCTGCTGCTGGACAACTTTGAACAGGTGGTTGGAGCAGCAGAACAGGTGGCGGAGATCCTTGCGTTGTGCCCGCGACTCAAGGTGCTGGTGACAAGCCGGGAGGTGCTGCATGTGCGTGCGGAGCACGAGTTCGCAGTTCCACCGCTGGCGTTGCCCGATCCGGCACATCTTCCCCGGCTGGCGGCACTCGCACACTTCTCCTCTGTCGCGCTCTTTGTGCAGCGGGTGCAGGCTATCAAGCCCGAGTTCCGTTTGACGACGGCCAACGCCAGGGAGGTCGCGGAGATCTGCGTTCGTCTGGATGGGTTGCCACTGGCAATTGAGTTAGCAGCGGCACGCATGAAACTGCTGTCTCCGCAGGCTCTGCTCGCGCGCATGGGGCGACTCCTGACTTTGCTAACAGGTGGGGCGCGGGATGTGCCGACACGACAGCAGACGCTGCGCAATACCATCTCCTGGAGCTACCACCTGCTCAATGCTCAGGAACAACGACTCTTCCGCTGGCTCTCGGTGTTTGTAGGTGGCTGCACCTTCCAGGCCGCCGAAGCTGTTTGCGCCGGAACTGGCGACGAGATGGATGACATAGCCTCGCTCATTGATAAAAGTTTACTGCGATCCATCGAGCAAACGGGGGAAGACAGGGAGGAGCCACGCCTCCTGATGCTGGAAACGATCCGCGAGTATGGGCAGGAATTGCTCGCAAGCTGCGGGGAAGCACCTGATGCCCGTCAGGCCCATGCTGATCACTTTTTACTGGTGGCAGAGGAGGCCGTGCCTGCGCTGGATGGACCACTGCTCACTTCCTGGCTGGAGCGTCTGGAGCAGGAGCATGACAATTTGCGGGCGGCATTGCACTGGTTTTTGGAAGCGGGCCAGGCAGTCATGGCCTTACGCCTCTGCTCGGCGTTGGAGCGTTTCTGGGTGGTGCGCGGCTACCGCAGTGAGGGGTTGACATTCTTAGAGCGGGCACTCTTAGAAAGCGCAGGAGTGGCGCCATCTGTGCGTGCGAGGGCACTGCTTGCCGCCGCGCGACTCTCCTTCATGCAGAGCGACTATGATCGGGGCAAGACGCTGGCCCAGGAAAGCCTGGCTCTGTTTCGGGAACTGGGAGACAAACGAGGCATCGCCCTCGCGCTCAATCGGCTTGGCATTGCTGCCTGGCGAAAGGCCGATTTCCCAACCGCGCGGGTTCTGATGGAAGAAGACCTGGCCCTGTATAGAGAGCTTGGGAACCCAGATCGTATCGCCTGGTCGCTCTTTGCGCTCGGATTGCTCAACATCAAGCAGGGAGAGTACAGCAGGGCATCTGCTGCGTTTGAGGAAGGTTTGGCACTCTTCAGAAAGCTAGACAACAAGCGGGGGATAGCCGCCTCTCTAACCCAGATGGCAGCCGCGCTTTTTGTTTCTCAGGGTGATCAGGTGATGGTGTACCCTTTGCTCGCGCAAGGGCTTTCGCTTGACCGGGAAGTAGGCGACAAGGAAGGGATGGCCGTCTCTTCTCTGTTGCTCGGGTCGGTGGCACTCAAACAGGGAGATGTTGCCACGGCACGTTCGCGGATGGAAGAGGGCCTGCTCCTCTACAGAGAGTTAGGGTATCGAGAGGGGATAGCGGAAGCGCACGCTCTGTTGGGAAAAGTGGAGATTGCACGGGAAGATCTGACCCTGGCCCGCACGCTCTATGAAGAAAGCCTGACCCTGGCGAGAGAGTTGGGCCAGAGAGAGTTGATTGCCACTGGATTGGAAGGGCTGGCGCGTGTGATAGCTGCGCAAGGCGATCCTGCCCAGGCGGCGCGGCTCTGGGGAATGGCCGAAGCGCTGCGTGAAGCGCTTGGCGCACCACTGCACCCTGTTGAACGAGCCGACTATGATGTTGCTGTCGCCGCTGTTCGTGATCAGCTTGGCGAGGGGGCTTTCATCTCTACCTGGCAAGAGGGACGCCTCCTGCCAGCGGATCAGGCGCTCCCAAGAGCGGCGACACCGCAGCCATCACCTCAACAGAACCAGGAGATCGCAAGCTGA
- the fxsT gene encoding FxSxx-COOH system tetratricopeptide repeat protein, whose translation MASTPPPPFGALLRAYRQDAGLSQLQLAEAAGISPNAISALERGARLKPYPDTVARLLAALTTSGLDSSKQERLREAARIQREAGGTPASAGPSVPAAPHLLTLPYPRNPFFLGREDLLARLHRQLHAGQTMALAQPPALSGLGGVGKTQVALEYAYRHAQDYQAIFWARAESRDALVVGFVEIAQTLSLPEREEGDQAVIVNAVKGWFSQHPNWLLILDNADEFAFLPEVLPAPLQGHLLLTTRAQALGGLASRLEVEPLDLDTGPLLLLRRAGLLALDAPLAQAEQTDWQVAIQLSEELGGLPLALDQAGAYLEETQCGLQQYLDLFRSHRMELLRRRGGVLTDHPDSVATTWSLSFAQVEQQSALAADLLRLCAWLHPDAIPEELFLQGAAHLGPQLAVLETNSLVFNQALAVIQRYSLVRRNSREHTLWIHRLVQAVLQDAMTPEEREQWIERGSAALNSVFPDVSHQFWGHWDACGRLLPHVLTLANATASQTASLELAPLLTKTADYLYQRAEYAESEPLYQRALQIYEQALGNSDPQVALPLSGLAELYRAQGRYAEAEPLFKRALQLWEQAGSGDYPEMPLVLDNLAILYAEQGHFQQAEPLFQRARQLCEQPPDDNNSLLAPVLNNLAVLYTMQGRYAEAEPLLQQALLLQEQMFGPEHPEVAYALDSLAGLYREQGKYAEAEPLYQRALEIREQALGSTHPEVAFPLSGLADLYREQGHYEQAEPLYQRALLIRQQQRGAHHLETAESLYGYALLHELQRQPDQALTFYQQALAIQEQHLGRDHPHARETRTRYAHLLSVQGRAEEAAALEAAFTKPATTSAQEPLSSESQR comes from the coding sequence ATGGCGTCTACGCCCCCCCCACCCTTTGGCGCCTTGCTCAGAGCTTATCGGCAAGACGCTGGACTCAGCCAACTCCAGCTCGCGGAGGCGGCGGGGATCAGTCCCAATGCTATCAGTGCCCTCGAACGCGGGGCGCGCCTGAAGCCCTATCCCGATACCGTTGCCCGTTTACTGGCGGCGCTCACCACCAGCGGATTGGACTCCTCCAAACAAGAACGCCTGCGCGAGGCGGCGCGCATCCAACGGGAGGCAGGAGGTACGCCTGCCTCCGCTGGACCTTCCGTGCCTGCTGCTCCCCACCTATTAACCCTTCCCTACCCACGCAACCCGTTTTTTCTAGGACGAGAAGACCTCCTCGCCCGGTTACACCGCCAGTTGCACGCGGGGCAGACGATGGCGCTGGCGCAACCACCCGCGCTCAGTGGCCTGGGCGGGGTAGGCAAAACCCAGGTGGCCCTTGAGTATGCCTATCGCCACGCCCAGGACTATCAGGCGATCTTTTGGGCGCGTGCCGAGAGTCGGGATGCGCTGGTGGTCGGCTTTGTCGAGATTGCCCAGACGCTGTCCCTGCCAGAGCGAGAGGAAGGAGATCAAGCTGTCATCGTAAATGCCGTCAAGGGCTGGTTCAGCCAGCATCCCAACTGGCTCTTGATCCTGGATAATGCGGATGAGTTCGCCTTCTTACCAGAGGTTCTCCCGGCTCCGCTCCAGGGGCATCTTCTGCTCACAACACGCGCCCAGGCCCTGGGTGGACTGGCTAGCCGCCTGGAGGTCGAGCCGCTGGACCTGGACACCGGCCCGCTGTTGCTGCTGCGTCGAGCAGGGCTGCTCGCCCTCGATGCGCCCCTGGCCCAGGCTGAGCAGACCGATTGGCAAGTGGCAATCCAGCTTTCAGAGGAGCTTGGTGGATTGCCCCTGGCGCTGGACCAGGCGGGAGCTTATCTGGAGGAGACCCAGTGTGGCCTCCAGCAGTATTTGGACCTCTTCCGAAGTCATCGGATGGAGCTCCTACGGCGCCGCGGAGGCGTGCTGACCGACCATCCCGACTCCGTGGCGACTACTTGGTCGCTCTCTTTTGCTCAGGTAGAGCAGCAGAGCGCGCTGGCGGCTGATCTGCTGCGATTGTGTGCCTGGCTGCATCCCGATGCCATTCCCGAAGAGCTCTTCCTGCAAGGCGCCGCTCACCTGGGACCGCAACTTGCTGTCCTTGAGACGAACTCGCTGGTATTCAACCAGGCGCTGGCGGTCATTCAACGCTACTCGTTGGTCCGGCGCAACAGCCGCGAACACACCCTCTGGATCCACCGCCTGGTGCAGGCGGTGCTGCAGGATGCCATGACCCCAGAGGAGCGCGAGCAGTGGATCGAGCGTGGCAGCGCCGCACTCAACAGTGTCTTTCCTGACGTCAGTCATCAGTTCTGGGGACATTGGGACGCCTGTGGCCGCCTCTTGCCCCATGTCCTCACTCTGGCAAATGCCACTGCCTCGCAGACGGCCAGTCTGGAGTTGGCTCCGTTACTGACCAAAACAGCAGACTATTTGTACCAGCGCGCAGAGTACGCGGAGTCCGAGCCACTCTATCAGCGCGCCCTACAAATATACGAGCAGGCGCTGGGAAACTCTGATCCCCAGGTCGCCCTCCCCTTGAGCGGACTGGCCGAACTCTACCGCGCGCAAGGGCGCTACGCCGAGGCTGAGCCGCTCTTCAAGCGTGCGCTCCAGCTCTGGGAACAGGCAGGGAGTGGCGACTATCCCGAGATGCCCCTCGTCCTCGACAATCTGGCGATCCTCTATGCTGAGCAAGGCCATTTCCAGCAGGCTGAGCCGCTCTTCCAGCGCGCGCGCCAGCTCTGCGAGCAGCCGCCCGATGACAACAATTCCTTGCTCGCCCCGGTCCTCAACAATCTGGCAGTCCTCTATACGATGCAAGGGCGCTATGCCGAGGCCGAGCCGCTCTTGCAGCAGGCGCTGCTCCTGCAGGAGCAGATGTTCGGTCCAGAACACCCTGAAGTGGCCTACGCCCTCGACAGCCTGGCTGGCCTCTATCGCGAGCAAGGGAAGTATGCTGAAGCCGAGCCTCTCTACCAGCGCGCGCTCGAGATTCGGGAACAGGCACTGGGAAGCACTCACCCGGAGGTCGCCTTCCCCTTGAGCGGATTGGCGGACCTCTATCGCGAGCAGGGTCACTACGAGCAAGCCGAGCCGCTCTACCAGCGCGCGCTTCTCATTCGCCAGCAACAGCGCGGAGCGCATCATCTCGAAACAGCGGAAAGTCTATATGGGTATGCGCTCTTACATGAACTCCAGCGCCAGCCAGACCAGGCCCTCACCTTCTACCAGCAGGCGCTGGCGATCCAAGAACAGCACTTGGGACGAGATCATCCTCATGCCCGAGAGACCCGCACCCGCTACGCCCACCTCCTCTCCGTCCAGGGACGAGCAGAGGAAGCTGCCGCTCTGGAGGCAGCATTCACCAAGCCAGCCACGACGAGCGCCCAGGAGCCATTGTCCTCGGAGTCGCAACGTTGA
- a CDS encoding glycosyltransferase, with protein MEERSHPSTILLLMAETGAGHRSAATALRQAMQLLASVDDQGTNCYRSELIDAFTTCGTLPVRKLGMLYAATIRYAPWLYGALFHLTNHPWSFRALEWLLYRLIRSGLARLFIETRPDLIVSMHPLINHVSLRVLAALQMRVPVVTVMTDLITPHRGWIDPAVDACIVPTELARACCQHQGLAAERIQVLGLPIDLKFGRPGAPKALVCQRLGLDPNMPIVLLAGGGAGVGRLEELARALWQSDLPIQVLVVTGKHTRLQRRLEQLARRLPGHLQQRCRVLGFVQQMPDLMQAADLLITKAGPSTICEATACKLPLVLSGCVPGQEERNIEYACEQGIGLRAETPEQVISILREALQPHSPLLEQMRANMARLQDPCAALHIAAWLLAHLPTREAPTQTG; from the coding sequence ATGGAAGAGAGGTCACATCCGTCTACTATCCTCTTGCTCATGGCCGAGACGGGGGCCGGTCATCGCAGTGCCGCCACTGCTCTTCGCCAGGCGATGCAGCTATTGGCCTCAGTGGACGACCAGGGAACAAACTGCTATCGCTCAGAATTGATTGACGCCTTCACAACCTGTGGGACGCTGCCTGTGCGCAAGCTGGGCATGCTCTATGCTGCTACCATTCGCTACGCCCCCTGGCTGTATGGCGCACTGTTCCACCTCACCAACCACCCCTGGAGCTTCCGGGCGCTGGAGTGGCTGCTGTACCGGCTCATCCGCTCTGGCCTGGCCCGGCTCTTCATCGAGACACGCCCTGATCTGATTGTCTCGATGCACCCCCTGATCAATCATGTCTCGCTGCGCGTGCTGGCCGCATTACAGATGCGCGTGCCGGTTGTAACCGTCATGACCGATCTGATCACGCCGCATCGTGGGTGGATTGACCCGGCTGTAGATGCCTGCATCGTGCCAACCGAATTGGCCCGTGCCTGCTGCCAACACCAGGGGCTAGCTGCGGAGCGCATTCAGGTATTAGGGTTGCCCATAGACTTGAAATTCGGTCGCCCAGGCGCTCCCAAGGCGCTGGTATGTCAGAGGCTTGGCCTCGATCCGAACATGCCCATCGTTCTGCTGGCAGGAGGTGGGGCAGGCGTAGGAAGGCTGGAGGAGTTGGCGCGTGCGCTGTGGCAGTCGGACCTGCCAATACAAGTGCTGGTCGTTACCGGAAAACATACACGGCTCCAGCGACGGCTTGAACAGCTCGCACGGCGCTTGCCAGGCCATCTTCAGCAACGGTGTCGGGTGCTGGGGTTTGTGCAGCAGATGCCTGACTTGATGCAGGCCGCCGATCTGCTGATCACCAAAGCTGGACCGAGCACGATTTGCGAGGCCACCGCGTGCAAGTTGCCACTGGTGCTGTCAGGTTGTGTTCCTGGACAAGAGGAGCGCAACATCGAGTACGCCTGTGAGCAAGGAATTGGGCTGCGGGCTGAAACCCCGGAACAGGTGATCTCGATTCTACGGGAAGCTCTTCAGCCCCATTCACCTCTGCTAGAGCAGATGCGGGCCAACATGGCTCGCCTGCAAGACCCTTGCGCGGCGCTCCATATCGCCGCGTGGCTCCTGGCGCATCTTCCGACCAGGGAAGCGCCAACGCAAACAGGATGA